CGCAGCGAGTTCGCCGGCTTGTCCTATGACCAGCAATTCGGCAAACTTCAAGCCGGGCTGGAGATCTTCCGCCGCGAAAATGTGAAGCCGCAGGTATGGGTCGCACCGGCTCATTCGTTCGACGGCGAAACTCTGCGCGCCCTCGCGAAACTTGGAATCCAGCTCATCAGCGACGGTTTCGCTACCGCTCCTTACCGCGACATACATGCCTTGACCTGGGTGCCGCAGCAGTTCTGGCGTTTCCGCTCGATGCCGTTCGGTGTCTGGACGGTGTGCTATCACGTGAATCCGTGGACGGATCGCCGCCTCAAGCGCTTTGCCTCCGACGTGCTGCGGTTCCGCCCTCGCATAGGCGATTTTCAGTCCGTGGTCGCTGCCTTCAGCAGCCGCAGGGAAAACTTTGGCGATTCAGCTTATGCCGTGCTACATCGTACGGCGCTGAAGTTGAAGCGCCGTATCAACAGGCTTTCGCAGCCGTCCTCTTCCTGATGCCACAACCCATCAGAATCGTCTACGCAATACCGTCGCTCGAGGATGGGGGAGCCGAGCGCCAGCTGCTCGAATTGCTCCGGCGCCTCGACCGGTCGCGATTTGAGCCGTCGCTGGTTCTCCTCGACGGCCGGCGCGCGCAACGCGCCTCGGGGCTGGTTGTTCACGTCTTGGACCTGGCCATGCCGAGCGGCGGGAATGTCCGCTGGTTGCGCCGCTCGCTCTCCTTTTTCACCGCTGTGTGGCGTATGCGCCGGTGCTTCCGGTTGTGGCGCACGGAGATGCTGCATGCATTTCTTCCCGCGCCTACGATTCTTGCGGGAACGGCCGCCAGGATGGCCGGCGTTCCGGTCATTATCGCCGCCCGCCGCTCTCTTTCCGCTCACTATCGTCCGCGCGGTCCGGCCGCGTTGTTCGATCGGCTCGCGACCCGCGCTGCCGACTGGAAGGTCGGCAACAGCAACGCGGTCGCGGAAGATATTTGCCGCGACGGCTGCTCGCCCGCCCGTGTCGTTACCCTCTACAACGGCGTCGATACTGAAAAGTTCCATCCCGGGCGGGCGAGGGATTGGCGCTCGCAAATGGGCTGGTCCGCGGAAAACGTGGTGTTCGGGATGATCGCGAATTTCCGCGCGTGCAAGCGGCACCTCGATTTTGTCGAAGCGTTCGCGCGGGTCTCAACGACGAATCCCAACCTTCGCAGTTTCCTTGCAGGCAATGATTCCGGCACTCTCGCCGCAGTGCGCCGGCGCATCGCGACCCTCGGCTTGCAAAGCGTTTGTCGCATCGTTGAAAATGAGGTACCTCCGGAAACGATGTTCGCGGCGCTGGATGTTTTCGTCAGCGCCTCGGATACGGAAGGCTTTTCCAACGTTGTCTTGGAAGCGATGGCTTCCGGCAGGCCGGTGATTGCGACGGCGGTAGGCGGGAACATGGAAGCTGTGGTGGACGGCGTGAGCGGCATTCTGGTTCCGGCGTGCGCCCCCGATGTGCTGGCAGTTGCCCTTACAAGGTTGGCCGGGGATGCCGGACTGCGCGCCTCGATGGGAGAACAGGGACGCCAGCGTGCGCTTCAATGCTTTTCGATCGACACGATGGTTCGCGCGCATGTTGAGTTCTACCTGCGCGCCATCGCAACCGCTTCCGCGCGCGTCCCCGGCTCCGCCAGGGCCGCCGCCCAGAGTTAGCCTGTGCCCGAACCCTCGAAGTTTGCGATCGCCCGCGTCATTGCACGACTAAATGTCGGCGGACCCGCCATTCAGGCAATTCTAATGACCCAGCTGTTTCGCAGCCGCGGCTTTCGCGCCCTGCTGCTGACCGGCCACGTTGCTCCCGGCGAAAACAGCATGGATTACATGGCGAGTGAAAAAGGGGTCGAGCCGATCCGTATCTCGACCATGTCGCGGCGCATTTCTTTTCTCAATGACATGGTTTCGTTGTGGCGGCTGGTGCGCATCTTCCGTCGCGAGCGGCCGACCGTTGTTCACACTCACACCGCCAAAGCCGGCGCGCTGGGCCGTGTTGCCGCCATGATCACGGGCGTGCCGGTGCGAGTGCACACCTTCCACGGGCACGTCTTTCAAGGCTATTTTTCCCCGCTGCTCACCCGCTTCTTCATTGCGATCGAACGGTTCCTCGCCCGTCACACCGACTGCATCGTCGCGATCAGCGATTCACAACGATACGACCTGGTCGAGCTGTATCGCATTGCGCCTGCCGAAAAGGTCCTGACGCTACCCTTGGGGCTGGATCTGGAAACGTTCTTGCATCACCCGAAGAACGCCGGCGGCCTTCGCTCGTCGCTAGGGGCCACTTCCGGGCCCTTGATCGGCTGGGTGGGCCGTCTGACCGCCATCAAGCAGCCGGAAATGATGATCGACATTGCCGCCATCATCCACAATTCTTGTCCGGCAGCCCGTTTCGTTCTGGTCGGTGATGGTGACGTCCGCAGCGCGTTGCAAGTGCGGATTGCGGAGGCGGGCCTCGGCCAGGTGGTCGAGCTGCTCGGTTGCCGACAAGACATGCCGGCGGTATACGCGGAATTGGACTTGGTGCTGCTGACCTCGCGCAATGAAGGTACGCCGGTCGCTTTGCTGGAGGCAATGGCGTCCGGCAAGGCTTTCGTCGCCACTGATGTAGGCGGAGTTCGTGACTTAGTTTTGGGTTCCGGACGCAAGCATGCCGATGGATTTGAGATCTTCGAGAACGGAATCCTGGCGCCGATAGACCCTCAAGTTCTTTCGCGCGCCGTCCAGTTTCTTATTTCCCAAGCTGAACTTTGTTCCTCTATGGGAGCCGCCGGCCGCGCCTTCGTCTTGCAACGCTTCTCTCACTTGCGCCTGGCCGACGATCTGGAGTGCCTCTATCGTGATCTGGCGCAAGCGAAAGCCTTAATACCTTCGTCGAAAGCCTTGGCGGCGCAACAGCAGTGAGATCGATCCGCATTCGCGCGGGTCCGCATGCCTGCCTCTTTGCCTGCATCGAAATAAGATTATGGTTAAGGCGAATCCAACATCGAAAGAACCGATTGAGTGCATCTATAGTTCATTCACTTCTGGAACGTGTTGACCATGTTGTGCCAAGGTCGTTAAGGTATAAACCTTGAATTTGCAGGATGCAGCTGTTATAACCAAATTTCTGCATGTATTTATGGTTCAATAGTTTCGCGTCCCACGAAGCTGAGGCACATTAATCGCAGCGCCGGTTATGGCTGCATGGGATTCCTGCAAAAGGAGTACTGGATGCGGGCTTTTATAACTGGCGGCGCAGGCTTCATCGGTTCTCATCTCTGCGACGCGCTGATTGCCAAAGGCTTTGACGTAACCATCCTGGATGACCTTTCTACCGGTTCCATCAGCAATATTCGGCACCTGAAGGCGAATCCTCATTTTCACTATGTCATCGACACGGTGATGAATCGCTCCTTGCTGGCGGAGCTGGTCGACGAGTGCGACGTCGTTTTCCACCTTGCGGCTGCCGTCGGGGTGCGCCTGATCGTGGAATCCCCGGTGCGTACACTGAACACCAACGTCCGGGCAACGGAGTTGGTCCTGGAAACCGCGGCGAAGAAGAAGAGAAAAGTTCTCATCACTTCCACCTCCGAAGTCTACGGCAAATCCAACAAGATTCCGTTTCAGGAAGACGACGACCTGGTGATGGGCCCCCCGGTCCGCGGCCGCTGGAGTTACGCCTGTTCTAAGGCCATCGATGAATTTCTGGCCATCGCCTATAACCGCGAACGCAACCTTCCGGTCGTCATTGTGCGTCTGTTTAACACTGTGGGTCCCCGGCAGACCGGCCATTATGGGATGGTACTGCCGCGCTTCGTCCAGCAGGCCCTGTCCGGATTGCCGATCACAGTTTACGGTGACGGCACCCAGACGCGCTGCTTCGGGTGGGTGGGCGATGTTGTCAAGGCGCTTGTCCGGCTGGTCGAGGAGCCCAAAGCGGAAGGCGAGATCTTTAACATCGGTTCCGACGAGGAGGTCAGCATTGCGGAATTGGCCGAAGTCGTCACCGTTGTCACCGGCTCCGAATCCGCAGTCGAGTTCCTGTCCTATGAAGAGGCATACGGCAGCGGTTTCGAGGACATGATGCGCCGGGTCCCGGACTTGTCCAAGATTCACCAGCTGATTGGATACCGACCAACGAAAACCTTGGCCGATATCGTGGCAGCTGTAGCCGAACCGCTGGCCGGTAAGTCGGCTCGCGCACCCGCGGTTTCCAATCTCATTACCGCCGAGTGAGCACTCTGGAGAGACGTTAGATGTTAGAGACGCTGTGGTCGCAGCGTGGGTTTTGGGAGACATTCATTGAAATTCTGAGTGCGTTCGGACTGGCATTTGTCTGTGCTGCTTGCCTGGTGCCGATTACCATCTACCTCTGCCGTAAGAAGGGCTGGGTGGCGCGTCCCCGGGAAGACCGCTGGCATCGGGGTGCCCCCTGCCTGTTCGGCGGAGTGCCGCTGTGGGCCAGCTTTGTCCTGGTGGCAGCGCTGTTCGTGCCCTTCCGAAACGCTGTGGCTTGGCGCGTCATCGGGTTTTCATCCCTGATGTTCCTGGTCGGTCTGCTCGACGACATTTACGGCTTGCGTCCGCGCATGAAATTGCTGGCGCAGATCGCCGCTGCTGCCGCCCTGGCTTCCTCCGGCGTGGTTTACCCGCTTCGCCAGGAGTTCCTGTTCAATTTCATCGTCACCATCGTGTGGATTGTTGGCATGACCAATGCCATCAACCTGCTCGACAACATGGATGGCTTATCCGCCGGCATCGCGCTGATTTCCTCCTTTTATCTTGCCGTCTTCTACTTTCATTCCGGCCTCGTCCAGTCGGTCGTGCTGCTCGCAGTTTTCGGAGGGGCCACCGCCGCCTTCCTCGTTTTCAACGTCAAGCCGGCGCGGATTTTCATGGGAGATACCGGCAGCCTGTTCATCGGCTTTCTCCTGGGTAGCTGCTCGTTGCTCCAGGTTACGCACCTGTCGGGCCTTTCCGCATTCGTCTTTGTTCCAGTGCTGGTTTTCGCCATTCCCCTGTTCGACACTTTTTTTGTTTCCGTGACCCGGCGAATGCGTGGCCAGCCAATCTGTCAGGGTGGAACAGATCACAGTTCTCACCGCCTGGTGAGACTTGGCCTGAATGAGCGCGGTGCGGTCGTGCTGCTGTATGGTTTGTCGGCCATTTCCGGCGGCGTTGCTCTCCTGCTTCATCGCATTACCTACACATACGCGCTCGGCCTGATCGGCGCCTGGTTCCTGTTCCTGCTGGTATTCGGCATCCACTTGTTTCAGCCCAACGAGGAGTACCACTCTCAATCGCATGAACCTGTCGGTCTGGTTCGCCGCGTCTTCAGCCGCGACATCCTTGCCGTAGTGCTCGATCCCGCCGCTGTGTCCCTTGCCTATTACGCGGTTTACCTGTTGCGGTTCGGCCCCGGCTTGGTTTCTGAAACCGCTGCGTTCCTGAAGTCGTGGCCGATTGTGCTGGGCATCAAGTTCGTAGTTCTGGCCGCCTTCGGCATGTACCGGCGCTCCTGGTGGCGCGGCTCACGGCACGATTACTATCGTCTGTTCGAAGCCACGGTGGCCGGTGAACTGCTCGCCGTGTTGGCGCTCACCGGCTTTTATCACTTCGCTGGCTTTTCCCGCCTGGTATTTGCCGCGGACGCAGTGCTCTCCTTCCTGCTTCTGGCGGCGATACGCTCCTCATTTTTCCGCTTTCGCGATCTTGTGCAGGCCCTTACCCCGCGCGATCTCGACCAACGGCGCGTGTTCCTGGTCGGCACTTCGGAGCTTACGCACGCGGCCCTTTCCTACCTCGCGCTTCACAATATCCGCTGCGTGGGACTTATCGACAACAACGGCGGCGGAGACCTGGGCCGGCGGGTGTGGGGAACCAAGGTCCTCGGCCGCGTTGACGACCTCGCTCGTCTCGCCGACAAGCACCAGGTGCGCGAAGTGGTCATTCCGGAGGAGGAGCCCGTTCCCGTGCCGGAGAACGATTTCCACTCCATCTGCTCCCGCGCCAACTTGCGCCTGACCAAGCTCGGGCTGTACAACCCGCTTAGTCCGAATGGGCCCCCACGCGACCAGCCTTCCGGTTACTGAGGCAGCGGATCGGCTTTTTTCCGCCTCAAAGGACTGTCTTCAATCCAGGCGTTGCCATGTCGACGATCTCGCGCCCAATGACTAGCGAGGCCGTGGCCGCCGGCGACGGCACATTGAGCACGTGCACGGCGCGATCACTGGCGGCGAACCGGAAATCGTCGATGAGTTTGCCGCTGCGGTCCACGGCTTGGGCCCGCACCCCGCTGCCGCCGCGAGTGAGATCGGCGGACCGAAGTTCCGGAACCAGTCGCTGCAGCGCCTTCAGGAATGCGTTCTTGCTGAGCGAGCGATAGTACTCCCCAAGGCCAACTCGCCACCATCTTCGCGCCATGCGCCAGAACCCGGGGAACGCCACGGTGTCCGCAAGCTCCCAGACGCTGATGTCGGTCTTGCGATATCCCTCTCGACGCAAAGCTAGAACCGCGTTCGGCCCAGCTTCAATGCTGCCGTCCACCCGGCGCGTCAAGTGAACGCCGAGGAACGGCAAGTCTGGATCCGGGACGGGATAAACAAGCCCCCGCACCAGGTTTCGCCTGCTCGTTGCGATCTCGTAGTACTCCCCGCGGAAGGGCACGATCCGCACGCCCGTTTCCGCGCCTGCCATCCGAGCAATCCGGTCGCTGTAGAGTCCTGCGCAGTTGACCAGGAAGCCCGCCTTGTAGTTGCCGCGCGTGGTCTCGATCACAACCTCTCCGTGATTGCGCGCGATTCCCACCACTTCGGTTCCCGTCAGCACCATCCCATTCTGCGCTGTGACCAGCTCCGCATACTTGCGGGTGACAGCGGCGTAGTCCGTGATTCCCGTGGCGGGCACGAGCAGGGCTCGGATCCCTGCCGCGTGCGGTTCCAGTTCGCGCAGGCGCTCGGGACCGACCATTTCGAGGCCGGCAACGCCATTCGTCTTGCCGCGGCGCTCGAGTTCTTCCAGCCCAGCAAGTTCTCGCTCCCGCGTGGCAACGACAACTTTGCCGCAGACCTCGTGCGCGATGCCGTGCTCGCGGCAGAAGGCAATCATGGCGGCGGCGCCTTCGACGCACAGCTTCGCCTTCTGAGAGCCCGGGCGATAGTAGAGGCCGGAATGGATGACGCCACTGTTGTGGCCGCTCTGGTGTGCCGCGACCGAGGTTTCCTTCTCCAGCACGGCGAGTCGGAGGGCAGGGAAACGGCGCGTAACTTCCAGCGCAGTGGCGAGCCCGACGATTCCGCCGCCGATAATGACGAGGTCGAAGCGGTCTTCAGGCATGGCTCAACGGGCGTACCTAGTGCCGAGTACTTAAGTAGCTGAGTGAAAGCTCCCGACGCCCACTCCAGGCAACTGTCGCACTGAGGTACTGAGGTACTTTACATGGTAAGCGCCGGGATTCGTACATCTGCGTAGGCCGACTTGATTAAGGTGCAAGTCAGGGCTGCGGCGGACATCTCGACGCTGGTGTCGCGGATCGCCTACGAGATTAGGCGCAGCGATCCGGAACGGAACGTTGAGTTCATCGTTGGCCATTGCAACCCGGTACAGGCAGACGCGCGGCTGTTGCGGATCCTGCTGGAGAATCTGCTGCGCAATTCGTGGAAGTACACTTCGGGACACGAGCGGGCCAGGATCGAGTTCGGATGCGTCGAGCATGGCCCCGGACTGGCAGTCTTCATCAGAGACGACGGCGCCGGCTTCGATCCGGCGAGCGCGTCGCACCTGTTCAAGCCGTTCCAGCGGCTGCATGCATCGTCGCAATTTCCCGGTACCGGCGTCGGCCTGGCGACGGTGCAACGCATCGTGCAGCGCCACGGCGGCGAGGTTTGGGCCGAGGGCGCGGTCGAACGCGGCGCGACGTTTTACTTCACCCTTCCGCCAGCGGCCGCCGAAAGCGAATTCTCACGGTCCATCGGAATGAGCGAACGCCGTTAGTTCACCGTCAAAGTGATATTAGCGCTGTGGGAGATGGCCGTCGGGCCGCTGCCGGAGCTGCCGGTGACGACGATGGTGTAAGTGCCGGCGGGCGTGCCTGCTTTCGGTATCGGCGGCGTCGTGGTGCTTCCGCCGCCGCCTCCGCCACAAGCCGCCAGGGAGAGCAGGATTCCCAACAGCAGGACCAGCCCGGTCACGGAGAGAGTTCTTCCGCGGCGCGCTCTCGGCCGCATACCGTTTCCGACAATTCCTATTCCAAAGATGCCGGGCATGGTAAGCCAGAGCGCATAGAGCGGAGCCGGGCGGCGGGTGGCAGGCGGCTGCAGCTGGGCGACGCTGGGCGCCGTGGTCGAAATCGTCAGCGTGCTGGAACCGCCGGGGTTGACCGGATCGACGGAGAACGAACACGTCGCGAGCGCCGGTACGCCGCTGGTGCAGGAGAGGCTGACGGCGCCGTTGAAGCCACCCAGGCCCGCCACCGAGATATTGAACTTGGCGCTGCTGCCGGCCGTCACAATCGCACTCGAGCTGCAGCCGCTGGCGTTGCTGTTGCAGATCGTCGGAGTGCCGAAATCCTGCACTGTAACGTTCGCGCTCTGCGCATGGGTGAGCGAGGTGAGGGAAGCGTCGTTGGTGTTGACCGTCACCGTGTATGTTCCCGCGGGCGTATTGGCCGGGGCCGTAATGGTGACGTTGGTCGAAGCAGATGAAGCCGTCGTCAGGTCAAGCGAGCTGGCAGCCGGGGAGCAGGTCAGGGGAGCAGGCACAACATTGCAACTGACAATGTTCACCTTTCCGGTGTATCCGTTCTGCGCCGTGACCGTGATGCTGGCGGTCGTCGAGTTGAAAGGGACAACCGGCGACGGGACGCCGAGCGCGACGGAGTAGTCCATGACGGAGTAACTGACCGTGGTGGAGGCACTGGCTGCGGTGCTGACGTCAAGCGCATTGGCGGTCACGGTCTGGACTCCCGCGGCAGCGCCGGTGGTGTTAACCGTCAGCGTGGAAGGCATGGTTTGTCCGGTCGTGAGGGTCACGCTGGACGGCGATAAATTGCACGAAGAGCCGGCGGAAGCCGGCAGCACGCAGCTGAGTGCGAGCGTTCCCGCATAGGAGCCTTGCGAACTGATGCTGAGCGGCACGGTGACCGTCTGGCTTGCTTTGAGTGTGGCTGGCGACGCGGTGCCGGCCGAGATTTGAAAAGCCTGCGCGGATGCGCTACTGACAGTGAGCGCCATCGTCGTAGAGTGCAACTGCGACGCCGAACCAATGGTGGAGGTTCCGCGAATGGTCACCGTGTAATTGCCGGTAATAGTTGAAGACGCGGTCGGAATGGTCAGACGCACCATTGCCGATGCCCCCGGCGTAAGGCTCACGACCGCGGGCGAGAAGGTGCATGCGGTGCCGGCGGGCAGTCCCGACGGACAACTGAGGGTGATGTCACCGGTGAACTGACCGAGTGGGCTCACGCTGAAACCGACGTCGGCAGCATCGCCTTGGCCCACCGTAGACGATGGGACAGAGCCGAGGCTGAAATCGACCGAGTGCAGAATGACCGCGGATTGCTGTGTCAGGCCTTTGGGGTCGCTGCCTACGGCGGTGAGCTTGAAACTGAAGTCGCCGACGGCGCCGTTGCCCGCGGTCACGCTGAAATTGCCGTTCGTCGCTGGAGCTGTCACAACCACCGGACTCCCGGAGTTCGGACACGTCGAGGGCAGAGTTCCCGTGCATGTGATGTTGATGGAATCAGAGTAACCGTTGAACGTGGTGATGGCGCCGTTGTAGGTGGCAGTCTGACCCGAGAACGAGAACAGCACCGGGTTGGAAACGGTCATGCTGTAACCCGGCACCGGGCTGATCGGAATCTCCCAAACTCCCCGTCCGTAGGTGGAAGCGCGCAGGCGGAGCGGCGTGGGGTCGCTGGGATTGTTGTAGATCTTCAGCTGCGTGATGACGACGTTGGGCAGCGAGCCTGCTCCCGAAGCGGGGCCAAGTTCGGTCCAGGTACCGTCACCCTTGGAGCTGAAGACGCCGACGTCGGTACCGACATAAACCAGGTTGGCAACGTTGGGGTCGGCAACCACCGCGTCGGCGGGCGCGTCAGGAAGACCGGTCGAATTTGGGTCACCATCGAGCTTGGCCCAGGTGGCGCCGCCGTTCGTGGTCTTAAAGACGTGGCCGACGCCGAACCCCATCACCGTAACATATGCGGTTTGCCCCGAAGCGTCCTTTGGGTCGAGCGCGATGCCGGAGACCGTGTAGTGCTTCGGATTGATGTTGCAAACAGACGGCGTCGATGTGCATGCGGCTGACGTCGCGGGAGTGGAGCCGATGCCCAGGCCGCTGACTT
Above is a window of Terriglobales bacterium DNA encoding:
- a CDS encoding DUF2334 domain-containing protein → MSAIYLVRFDDICPTMNWPVWEQVESILVEQGIAPILAVVPDNRDPKLQAGPADERFWDRVRDWQARGWTIGMHGYQHAFVTADPGLLGIQARSEFAGLSYDQQFGKLQAGLEIFRRENVKPQVWVAPAHSFDGETLRALAKLGIQLISDGFATAPYRDIHALTWVPQQFWRFRSMPFGVWTVCYHVNPWTDRRLKRFASDVLRFRPRIGDFQSVVAAFSSRRENFGDSAYAVLHRTALKLKRRINRLSQPSSS
- a CDS encoding glycosyltransferase codes for the protein MPQPIRIVYAIPSLEDGGAERQLLELLRRLDRSRFEPSLVLLDGRRAQRASGLVVHVLDLAMPSGGNVRWLRRSLSFFTAVWRMRRCFRLWRTEMLHAFLPAPTILAGTAARMAGVPVIIAARRSLSAHYRPRGPAALFDRLATRAADWKVGNSNAVAEDICRDGCSPARVVTLYNGVDTEKFHPGRARDWRSQMGWSAENVVFGMIANFRACKRHLDFVEAFARVSTTNPNLRSFLAGNDSGTLAAVRRRIATLGLQSVCRIVENEVPPETMFAALDVFVSASDTEGFSNVVLEAMASGRPVIATAVGGNMEAVVDGVSGILVPACAPDVLAVALTRLAGDAGLRASMGEQGRQRALQCFSIDTMVRAHVEFYLRAIATASARVPGSARAAAQS
- a CDS encoding glycosyltransferase family 4 protein: MPEPSKFAIARVIARLNVGGPAIQAILMTQLFRSRGFRALLLTGHVAPGENSMDYMASEKGVEPIRISTMSRRISFLNDMVSLWRLVRIFRRERPTVVHTHTAKAGALGRVAAMITGVPVRVHTFHGHVFQGYFSPLLTRFFIAIERFLARHTDCIVAISDSQRYDLVELYRIAPAEKVLTLPLGLDLETFLHHPKNAGGLRSSLGATSGPLIGWVGRLTAIKQPEMMIDIAAIIHNSCPAARFVLVGDGDVRSALQVRIAEAGLGQVVELLGCRQDMPAVYAELDLVLLTSRNEGTPVALLEAMASGKAFVATDVGGVRDLVLGSGRKHADGFEIFENGILAPIDPQVLSRAVQFLISQAELCSSMGAAGRAFVLQRFSHLRLADDLECLYRDLAQAKALIPSSKALAAQQQ
- a CDS encoding GDP-mannose 4,6-dehydratase encodes the protein MRAFITGGAGFIGSHLCDALIAKGFDVTILDDLSTGSISNIRHLKANPHFHYVIDTVMNRSLLAELVDECDVVFHLAAAVGVRLIVESPVRTLNTNVRATELVLETAAKKKRKVLITSTSEVYGKSNKIPFQEDDDLVMGPPVRGRWSYACSKAIDEFLAIAYNRERNLPVVIVRLFNTVGPRQTGHYGMVLPRFVQQALSGLPITVYGDGTQTRCFGWVGDVVKALVRLVEEPKAEGEIFNIGSDEEVSIAELAEVVTVVTGSESAVEFLSYEEAYGSGFEDMMRRVPDLSKIHQLIGYRPTKTLADIVAAVAEPLAGKSARAPAVSNLITAE
- the lhgO gene encoding L-2-hydroxyglutarate oxidase, with protein sequence MPEDRFDLVIIGGGIVGLATALEVTRRFPALRLAVLEKETSVAAHQSGHNSGVIHSGLYYRPGSQKAKLCVEGAAAMIAFCREHGIAHEVCGKVVVATRERELAGLEELERRGKTNGVAGLEMVGPERLRELEPHAAGIRALLVPATGITDYAAVTRKYAELVTAQNGMVLTGTEVVGIARNHGEVVIETTRGNYKAGFLVNCAGLYSDRIARMAGAETGVRIVPFRGEYYEIATSRRNLVRGLVYPVPDPDLPFLGVHLTRRVDGSIEAGPNAVLALRREGYRKTDISVWELADTVAFPGFWRMARRWWRVGLGEYYRSLSKNAFLKALQRLVPELRSADLTRGGSGVRAQAVDRSGKLIDDFRFAASDRAVHVLNVPSPAATASLVIGREIVDMATPGLKTVL
- a CDS encoding ATP-binding protein, with the translated sequence MQVRAAADISTLVSRIAYEIRRSDPERNVEFIVGHCNPVQADARLLRILLENLLRNSWKYTSGHERARIEFGCVEHGPGLAVFIRDDGAGFDPASASHLFKPFQRLHASSQFPGTGVGLATVQRIVQRHGGEVWAEGAVERGATFYFTLPPAAAESEFSRSIGMSERR